The following is a genomic window from Polaribacter atrinae.
AACACTTGTTTTAAATAGATTTCTAAATTTTTGGTTTTATAACGTGGATTTTTATATTTTCTGATCACTGTTTTGTCTGTTAAAACAGTTTTAGGAGAAGAACCAAACATATCTTCTAAGGCTAAGTCCATTGGTTTTACACCAGTAGATTTAGATTCGAAAGTAAAACGATTATCACCAGTAACTACACCAACATCGTAAATAGGAGAACGCTCTCTATCTGCAATTTTATGTAAAGTTTCTAAATGTTTATCAGCAATTACTAATCCCATTCTTTCTTGAGACTCGTTACCAATAATTTCTTTAGCTGATAGTGTAGGATCTCCAACCGGTAAAGCATCTAAATCGATTTTTCCACCTGTATCTTCTACCAATTCTGATAAACAATTTAAATGTCCACCAGCACCATGATCGTGAATAGAAACAATAAAGTTTTCTTCACTTTCTACCATTCCACGAACTGCATTAGCAGCACGTTTTTGCATTTCTGGATTAGAACGTTGTACAGCGTTTAACTCAATTCCTGATGCAAACTCACCAGTATCTGCAGAAGAAACTGCTGCTCCACCCATTCCAATTCTGTAGTTTTCACCACCAAGAATTACAATTTTATCGCCTTCTTTTGGCGTGTCTTTTAAAGCTTGATCTGCTTTTCCGTATCCAATTCCACCAGCTTGCATGATTACTTTGTCGAAACCAAGTTTTCTTGCAGGAGAATCACTTACAGAAGAATTTTCTTCGTGTTCAAAAGTTAAAACAGAACCTGTAATTAAAGGTTGACCGAATTTGTTTCCAAAATCTGATGCTCCGTTTGATGCTTTTATTAAAATATCCATTGGAGTTTGGTACAACCAATCTCTAGCTTCAAATTTGTTTTCCCAATATCTAGAATTCTTAACGGAGTCGATAGAAGCTTCTAAACGAGAATAAGAAGTCATATAAACCGCTGTTCCTGCTAGAGGTAAAGATCCTTTTCCTCCTGCTAATCTATCTCTAATTTCTCCACCAGAACCTGTTGCAGCTCCGTTAAAAGGCTCTACAGTTGTTGGGAAATTATGTGTTTCTGCTTTTAAAGATATTACAGATTCAAAATCTTGTGTTTGATAAAAGTCTGGTTTATCCGCCGTTTTAGGTGCAAATTGTTCCACTTTTGGCCCTTTTACAAAAGCAACATTGTCTTTATATGCAGAAACAATATCGTTAGGAAATTGTTTAGAGGTTTCTTTAATCATATTGAATAGGGAAGTAGGTTGTTCTTCTCCATCAATAACAAATGTTCCGCCAAATATTTTATGTCTACAGTGTTCTGAGTTTACTTGGCTAAAACCAAATACTTCAGAATCTGTTAATTTTCTTCCTATTTTAGTAGCAACACTTTCTAGGTATGCTACTTCTTCATCACTTAAAGATAAACCTTCTTGATTGTTGTAAGCAGCAATATCTTCGATATCTAAGATTGCTTCAGGTTGAATTTCTATGGTAAATGAATCTTGATTTAAGCCATTAAATTTCTCAGAAATCATTGGGTCAAAGTCAGAAAACTCTTCTGTAGAAGCTGTAAATTCTTCTATTCTGATGATGTCTGAAATACCCATATTTTGAGTGATCTCTACAGCATTGGTACTCCAAGGCGTAATCATTGCTGCTCTTGGCCCTACAAAAAAAGCATCAATTGAAGTTTCTTCTATTTTTGGTTGATCTGCAAATAACCAAGTTAATTTAGCAGTCGTTTCTGTACTTAATTTTTTTGTTGTTTGAACAGCGAATATTTTACTGTCTATATTTCCAAAGAAATGAATCATTATTGTGTTTTATTTGGGTGTTGTTGTAAAATGCAAATTTACTTTTTTTCAATTTAATACTAATGATTTAATTTACTGAAATTTAAGAGTTATTCACGAGGTTATAAACCAAAAAAAAAGACCGCCGAAGCAGTCTTTTTTTTAAGATAATGTAGTAATTAATTCTTTATCAATTTTTTTGTTATCGATTGATTTTCAGATTTTATTTTCACTAAGTATATTCCTTTCGTTAAGTTAGAAGTATCTATGCTATTGTTGTTAGAGTTAATAGTCGCTTTTTTAATCAACTTTCCTAAAACATTGTAAACCTTAAGCTCTGCACTTTCTGTTATTTTAAAATAAACCTTATTACCGTCTGTTGGGTTTGGGTACATTTTAAAAGAGTTAAATAGATCTTCGCCTGTACTTAAAGTAGAAAAACAAGTCCAAGTTAAATCGTCTATGATTACACGATCACCTCCAGAGCTAGATTCATTTAGAACAACAGTTACATCACCAGAAATATTAATATCTGAAATTGTTGTTGTTTGAATTTCATCACCATAAGGTAATGTACCTACTATATTTCCGTTCACTAAAACATCTAATGTACCAGAACCTCCTGTAAAAGCACGTAAAGTTGAAGCTGTTAAACTTCCTATTCCGCCTGCAAATGTAGATGAAGTAAGTGAACCCGTTTTACTGTCTCTAACATCAAAAGCAATTGCTCTACCATTTAACTCTTGATCTGTTCTAGCCAAAGTAGCAGTCCATTCTAGTCCATTATCACCCGTCCAAGTTCTGGTAGAATATGAACTATCGTTAGTTGGCATCAATTCAAAAGTTTCTTCACCACAAGATGTTCCAGTATTTTCTGTTCCTGTTATCGCTTGTACAGTTTCTGATTGTTCAGAAACATTGCCTGCAATATCTTTTGCAGAAATAGTTACATTATATGTAGTTGATGCCGTTAAGCCTGTAACTTGGTATTCTGTACTTTGTACTGTCTCTTTTAAAGATCCATCTATAAAAATATCATAACTAGCTACACCTGAATCATCGGTAGAAGCTGTCCAGTTTATTTTAAAACCAGAACTAATTTGATTAGAAATAGTAATATCTGTAGGTACTGATGGAGCTGTAACATCTGATAATGTGGTCGCATTTTCAGCTACAGATTGAGCTGATTTATTATCTGCAATATCTTTAGCTAAAACAGTAATACTATAAGATGTATTTGGTGTTAAACCCGTTAAGGTGTATGTTGTTGTTGCTGTGTTACCTTGTAATACACCATTAGCAAAAACTTCATATCTTGTTACAGCTTCATTATCTGTAGATGCCGTCCAAGAGGCGTCTATAGTTGAAGTGGTAATATTGCTAAGAGAAATATCTGTAGGTACTGTAGGAGCTTCTGTATCTGGAGTTAAATAGATTCCCCAAGAATCTAAAGCATTATCTCCTCCCCAAATTCTAGTAGCTAAGTATGCATTGTCTATAAAAGGATTTCTATTTCCTTGTGCATACGTTTCATTAGAATCATGATACGTATTTCTTTGTCTTTCAAAATCTGATACAGGATCTTCTACGTTCCATTCTAAGAATAAATCGATCATTTCATCGTCTGGTCCAACAAGATTTCCAACACCAACACCGGTTGGTTTACATTGGTCAGCATAACGAATGTACATGTACATCATCATTCTAGCAACATCACCTTTCCATTCGTCTCCAGGATACCATCCTCCAGAAACTGGACCAGCATTACCAGAACCATCTGCAAATCTTAGACTACTTCTTTGAGCATTAAAACCAACATCAGATGGACGTAAATGATGTGCATCTGCACCAGGTCCAGCAGTACCTAGATTAGGCGTTCCTAAAGACTTTGCATAGGTGTGTTCTCTATTCCAATCATTAGAACCACTTCCGTTTTCATAAATACCTCTTGTTCTGGCAGTTGTGCCAGATGTAGAATATCCATAAATTAATAATACTTCTTGGTCATTTTCTGGGTTGACATCTGTTGCTTGTAAAGCTGGCCAACCATAAGATAGTATGTTTGTATGTGCTGCTATTGTTTTAACTGCTAACGCTTCTTTTAGTTCTAGTTCAGATTTTGTTAAATCTACATCGTCATAATAAGATTCTGCTTGCGCATTCATTAAGAATGAAGAGAATAATAAAAGTATAAGTAATGTTTTTTTCATGGGGTTTGTGTTTGTTAAGTTTAAAAAAATGTATTATTTTTTAATTAATTTTTTAGTGATAAATTGTTCTTCAGAATTAATTTTAAGGATATAAACTCCTTTTGATAAATCTGAAATATCAATAGAGTTTTTACTTTTAGTAATTTCTGAGGTTGATATCAATTTACCTAATACATTGTAAATAGTAATTTTTGCCTCTTTTGTAACACTAAAGTAAATGGTACTTCCATTTGTTGGATTCGGAAACATTTTAAAACTTTCAAAAGTGTTTTTAGTAGTTGTTAAAGTACTAGTATGGCTACCCAAACCGTCTGCAGTATTTGCAGGGAAAGGTGTCCATTCACCTTGTAAATCAAAAGTTGTATTTGGTGCACTGATATCACCATTTCTTCTTAATGTTTTGTTTACTGCAAAATTAGCGCCGTTA
Proteins encoded in this region:
- a CDS encoding endonuclease, whose amino-acid sequence is MKKTLLILLLFSSFLMNAQAESYYDDVDLTKSELELKEALAVKTIAAHTNILSYGWPALQATDVNPENDQEVLLIYGYSTSGTTARTRGIYENGSGSNDWNREHTYAKSLGTPNLGTAGPGADAHHLRPSDVGFNAQRSSLRFADGSGNAGPVSGGWYPGDEWKGDVARMMMYMYIRYADQCKPTGVGVGNLVGPDDEMIDLFLEWNVEDPVSDFERQRNTYHDSNETYAQGNRNPFIDNAYLATRIWGGDNALDSWGIYLTPDTEAPTVPTDISLSNITTSTIDASWTASTDNEAVTRYEVFANGVLQGNTATTTYTLTGLTPNTSYSITVLAKDIADNKSAQSVAENATTLSDVTAPSVPTDITISNQISSGFKINWTASTDDSGVASYDIFIDGSLKETVQSTEYQVTGLTASTTYNVTISAKDIAGNVSEQSETVQAITGTENTGTSCGEETFELMPTNDSSYSTRTWTGDNGLEWTATLARTDQELNGRAIAFDVRDSKTGSLTSSTFAGGIGSLTASTLRAFTGGSGTLDVLVNGNIVGTLPYGDEIQTTTISDINISGDVTVVLNESSSGGDRVIIDDLTWTCFSTLSTGEDLFNSFKMYPNPTDGNKVYFKITESAELKVYNVLGKLIKKATINSNNNSIDTSNLTKGIYLVKIKSENQSITKKLIKN